The following are encoded in a window of Roseivirga misakiensis genomic DNA:
- a CDS encoding peroxiredoxin — translation MSYVGKKFPNLSVNAMNEMGDTIQINVLEEAIQNKKKVLLFWYPKDFTFVCPTELHAFQEALPEFEKRNTIVIGASCDSAEVHFAWLNTSKDDGGIEGITYNLLADTNRNLSRTLDILDISEVSYDEETGLDMVVGDSVTYRATYLLDETGTVFHEGINHMPIGRNVNEYLRLIDAMSHLQEHGEVCPANWEEGKEAMNANREATAAYLSNN, via the coding sequence ATGAGTTACGTAGGAAAAAAATTCCCTAATCTGTCGGTAAATGCCATGAATGAAATGGGCGATACTATACAGATTAACGTATTAGAAGAGGCTATTCAAAACAAGAAAAAGGTCTTGTTATTTTGGTATCCGAAAGACTTTACTTTCGTATGCCCGACAGAGCTTCATGCTTTCCAAGAAGCACTACCAGAATTTGAAAAAAGAAATACAATAGTAATCGGTGCATCATGTGACTCGGCCGAGGTTCATTTTGCATGGTTGAACACGTCTAAAGACGATGGTGGAATTGAGGGGATCACTTACAATCTGCTTGCCGATACCAATAGAAACTTATCTAGAACGCTCGATATTTTAGATATCTCAGAGGTTTCTTATGATGAAGAAACTGGTTTGGATATGGTAGTTGGTGATAGCGTTACCTATAGAGCAACTTACCTTTTGGATGAGACGGGTACAGTTTTTCACGAAGGAATCAACCATATGCCAATTGGCCGAAATGTGAATGAATACTTGAGACTGATTGATGCAATGAGTCACCTTCAAGAGCATGGAGAAGTTTGCCCAGCAAACTGGGAAGAAGGTAAAGAGGCTATGAATGCCAATAGAGAGGCTACAGCAGCTTATTTAAGCAATAATTAA
- a CDS encoding S9 family peptidase, with amino-acid sequence MFLRRSFLLLGSMCLVAMAFAQKKPLTHDVYDDWKSLTSVSLSSDGVWAGYRINPQVGDAVLELTNLNSNKKITVDRVSRYSFSSDGKFVAAVVKPAYDDVRAMKLKKTAASKMPKDSLYVINLNSGEMNKIARVKNFQLPSESEEWIAWLHEKPLKPKKKPKKELKEEPKEEEPEVKGRKKKKRNKKKNKEEEEAKPEKKEPEEPKDPRAKSKGTELVLHNMKTGEQKRFSGVMEYRLSQEGNSLFFEYDEVDSLNPAGIYAFNTANGAISTISEGMTDYKKMTADDSGDQLAFFASANTKKDDDKYFSLMHWSAGQAEAAIIADTTTAGIPENWMVSDNSRITFSESGKRVYFGTAPRPFKYAYESDTTLLKEDRPQVDIWSYNDPYIQPMQKLQAGREKNRTFDAVFNAETGKVVQLAGPDLESVTIDRRNDRDFVLAMNDQPYRTQLTWDTQMPRDFYKVSTVTGEAELIIKGAKGFPSLSPGGNYLTWHNIEDGHWYMMTLASGETRNLTAGMPVSFSNELHDSPSLAGSYGGPGWSENDEEFFLYDRYDIWRFTPKGSPVNVTNGYGRANKITMRYQRLDREERTIPTDKKVTISAFNEWTKASGYMTVNMGSSANPELVVMEDMSIYGLTKAKNADRVLVRKSTYEEYGELYAANGLDMSGLKKLTNVGAQEEPYTWGSAELIEFDNTYDGETMQAILYKPENFDPNKKYPMLVYFYERRSNSLHSHPSPAPSASTINIPYYVSNDYLVLVPDIKYEVGYPGRSAMNHVVPATKAVMAKGFVDEDNMAIQGQSWGGYQVAYMVTRTNMYKAAGAGAPVVNMTSAYGGVRWGSGMSRMFQYEKTQTRLGATLWDRQDLYIENSPLFKVPDIETPLFIMHNDADGAVPWYQGIEFYMSLRRLQKPAWMVSYNDEAHNLRQRKNRKDLSIRMTQFFDHYLKGEPMPEWMAYGLPAKLKGRTLRYDLVDESKEKVTEGESLKLEKGGQNK; translated from the coding sequence ATGTTTTTAAGAAGATCGTTTTTGCTGCTAGGTTCTATGTGTCTAGTTGCGATGGCCTTTGCGCAGAAAAAGCCATTAACTCATGATGTTTATGATGATTGGAAAAGTTTAACATCCGTAAGTCTGAGCAGCGATGGCGTTTGGGCTGGTTACCGAATCAATCCACAAGTGGGAGATGCAGTATTGGAGCTGACCAACCTAAATTCGAATAAGAAGATTACAGTTGATCGTGTGTCTAGATACAGCTTTTCTTCGGATGGAAAATTCGTGGCGGCCGTGGTAAAACCAGCCTATGACGATGTGAGGGCCATGAAGCTGAAGAAAACCGCTGCTTCTAAAATGCCAAAGGACTCTTTGTATGTCATTAATCTGAATTCGGGCGAAATGAATAAAATTGCTCGCGTTAAAAACTTTCAGTTACCGAGCGAGTCTGAAGAATGGATTGCTTGGTTGCACGAGAAGCCTTTAAAGCCAAAGAAAAAGCCAAAAAAGGAGCTTAAAGAAGAACCAAAAGAGGAAGAACCTGAGGTAAAAGGTAGAAAGAAAAAGAAACGAAATAAGAAGAAAAACAAAGAGGAGGAAGAGGCCAAGCCTGAGAAAAAGGAGCCAGAAGAGCCAAAAGATCCTCGCGCCAAATCCAAGGGAACTGAACTAGTGCTTCACAACATGAAGACTGGTGAGCAAAAAAGGTTTTCTGGCGTAATGGAATACCGCTTATCACAAGAAGGAAATAGCTTGTTTTTCGAGTACGATGAAGTGGATTCGTTGAATCCTGCTGGGATTTATGCTTTCAATACAGCGAATGGAGCAATCTCGACAATCAGTGAAGGAATGACTGATTACAAGAAGATGACCGCTGATGATTCTGGTGATCAGCTGGCGTTTTTTGCTAGTGCAAATACGAAAAAAGACGATGACAAATATTTCAGCCTAATGCACTGGAGTGCAGGACAGGCGGAGGCAGCAATCATTGCTGACACAACCACTGCAGGCATCCCAGAGAATTGGATGGTAAGCGATAACAGCAGAATTACATTCTCAGAATCAGGTAAACGTGTGTACTTCGGTACGGCGCCAAGACCATTTAAGTACGCTTATGAATCGGATACGACGTTATTGAAAGAAGATAGACCGCAAGTTGATATTTGGTCTTATAACGATCCATACATCCAACCAATGCAAAAGCTACAGGCTGGTAGAGAAAAGAATAGAACTTTTGATGCAGTTTTTAATGCCGAAACAGGAAAAGTCGTTCAGTTAGCTGGCCCTGATTTGGAATCTGTGACTATTGACAGAAGAAATGATCGAGATTTTGTCTTAGCGATGAACGATCAGCCATACAGAACTCAATTGACTTGGGATACGCAAATGCCGAGAGATTTTTATAAAGTCAGCACGGTAACGGGCGAAGCGGAATTGATTATAAAAGGAGCGAAGGGTTTTCCTTCATTGTCGCCGGGAGGTAATTACCTAACATGGCATAACATCGAAGATGGACATTGGTATATGATGACGTTAGCCTCAGGCGAGACTAGAAATTTAACAGCCGGAATGCCTGTTTCTTTCTCGAACGAGCTACACGATTCACCTTCGTTGGCAGGGAGCTATGGAGGACCAGGATGGTCTGAAAACGATGAAGAGTTCTTCTTATACGATCGGTACGATATCTGGAGATTTACGCCAAAGGGCAGTCCAGTGAATGTAACTAATGGCTATGGTAGAGCAAATAAGATTACCATGCGTTATCAGCGTTTGGATCGTGAGGAGAGAACTATCCCAACGGATAAAAAAGTGACCATTTCTGCATTCAACGAGTGGACCAAAGCCTCGGGTTATATGACCGTAAACATGGGGAGTTCGGCTAATCCAGAATTAGTCGTAATGGAAGATATGAGCATCTACGGCTTAACTAAGGCTAAAAATGCCGATCGTGTTCTTGTAAGAAAGTCTACATACGAAGAATATGGTGAGCTTTACGCCGCCAATGGTCTGGATATGAGTGGTTTGAAAAAACTGACAAACGTAGGTGCTCAAGAAGAGCCATACACTTGGGGTTCTGCTGAGCTTATTGAGTTTGATAATACTTATGACGGAGAGACTATGCAGGCTATTCTGTACAAGCCTGAAAACTTTGACCCGAATAAGAAATATCCTATGCTTGTGTATTTCTATGAAAGAAGATCAAATTCACTACACAGTCACCCAAGCCCAGCACCAAGTGCAAGTACGATTAACATTCCATATTATGTTAGTAACGACTACCTGGTTTTAGTGCCAGACATTAAATACGAAGTAGGCTACCCGGGTAGAAGTGCTATGAATCACGTAGTACCAGCTACTAAAGCGGTGATGGCCAAAGGCTTTGTAGATGAGGATAATATGGCTATTCAAGGTCAGAGTTGGGGCGGCTACCAAGTGGCATACATGGTTACTAGAACTAATATGTATAAAGCTGCCGGTGCCGGTGCACCAGTGGTGAATATGACATCAGCCTATGGTGGAGTGAGATGGGGCAGCGGTATGAGCCGAATGTTCCAATATGAAAAGACACAGACCAGATTAGGAGCTACACTTTGGGATAGACAAGATCTATACATAGAAAACTCACCACTGTTCAAGGTGCCAGACATTGAAACGCCATTATTTATCATGCATAACGATGCCGATGGTGCGGTGCCATGGTACCAAGGGATAGAGTTTTACATGTCATTGAGAAGGCTTCAAAAGCCAGCTTGGATGGTATCTTACAATGATGAGGCACATAACCTTAGACAGCGTAAAAACAGAAAGGATTTATCCATTAGAATGACGCAGTTCTTCGATCACTATTTAAAAGGAGAGCCAATGCCAGAATGGATGGCTTATGGACTGCCTGCTAAATTGAAAGGTAGAACCTTGAGATATGATCTAGTCGATGAGTCTAAGGAAAAAGTTACTGAAGGCGAAAGCCTAAAACTTGAAAAAGGAGGACAGAATAAGTAA
- a CDS encoding BF3164 family lipoprotein — translation MRMLLLVLIVISLGCKSEIGKGLIVYDSFQVNDVLTHQVHKISEPLSPSRIDIIDSLVLMIDYKMEHAFHFYKISDWSYLGGFGKVGDGPDEVKMPRFHGQFVKKNDETFFWVSDFRTYDLKKINLYDLLATGDAVPKVRLKLPPVLTWTYNDIYAISDEEFIGTVEGDVSKEALGVESGRFFSYKSQGDTVTWLPNWPIQETEVDAEKIGYLYSSFSSFNSSTNQVVSSMKFYDRIDLVDVINNSVSTLIQNGNESIKEVDLKDDRYLIPPNAMNYNGFNYATTNYIYQLYNKFSESDSKDFFAGRQNAIPMYELRVFDWSGKAIYKATLDKRRLGRFFVDENTWTMYVINNGREQEEDLIISYQLKDLSLID, via the coding sequence ATGAGGATGCTCTTGCTGGTACTTATAGTGATAAGCCTTGGATGTAAGTCCGAGATAGGCAAAGGTCTTATCGTATATGACTCTTTTCAGGTCAATGATGTATTGACTCATCAGGTTCATAAAATCAGTGAACCTCTCTCACCTAGTAGGATTGATATCATCGATTCTTTAGTACTGATGATAGACTATAAAATGGAGCATGCTTTCCACTTTTATAAGATATCCGATTGGTCTTATTTAGGTGGTTTTGGTAAAGTGGGAGATGGTCCGGATGAGGTGAAAATGCCAAGATTTCATGGACAATTTGTTAAGAAAAATGATGAAACGTTCTTTTGGGTTTCTGATTTTAGAACCTACGATTTAAAGAAGATTAACCTTTATGATTTATTAGCTACAGGTGATGCTGTGCCTAAGGTAAGACTGAAGTTACCACCAGTGCTTACTTGGACCTATAATGATATATATGCTATTTCAGATGAAGAATTCATAGGCACAGTGGAAGGTGATGTTTCCAAAGAGGCTTTAGGGGTAGAATCAGGTCGTTTTTTCAGTTATAAAAGTCAGGGAGATACCGTTACCTGGTTACCTAATTGGCCAATTCAAGAAACCGAAGTTGATGCAGAGAAGATTGGTTATTTGTACTCCTCCTTTTCTTCATTCAACTCATCTACAAACCAAGTTGTGTCTTCAATGAAATTTTATGATAGGATTGATCTGGTGGATGTAATTAATAATTCTGTATCAACACTAATTCAAAACGGAAATGAATCGATAAAGGAAGTTGACCTAAAAGATGATCGCTATTTAATACCACCTAATGCAATGAATTACAACGGCTTCAATTATGCGACAACAAACTACATATACCAGCTCTATAATAAATTCAGCGAGAGTGATTCAAAGGATTTTTTTGCAGGTAGACAGAATGCAATTCCGATGTACGAACTTAGGGTTTTCGATTGGAGTGGAAAAGCTATTTACAAGGCTACGCTCGATAAGCGGCGGCTAGGTCGGTTCTTTGTTGATGAAAATACATGGACAATGTATGTCATCAATAATGGTAGAGAGCAGGAAGAGGACTTGATAATATCTTATCAATTAAAGGATTTGTCGTTAATAGATTAG
- a CDS encoding pentapeptide repeat-containing protein, with product MNEIIEEQEFNSIDFSIKYLKKGDYESCVFRNCNFSNVDLSHYSFLECEFIDCDLSAVKLTQTGLKDVKFENSKLMGVHFDQCNPFLLAFHFKSCQLDLSSFYQLSIKKTIFDQCSIKEVDFVETDLSESRFENCDLTSATFENSVLTKVDLRTAFAYDIDPEINQINEMRVSVAGLPGLVSKHNLRIS from the coding sequence ATGAATGAAATTATAGAGGAGCAAGAGTTTAACAGTATAGACTTTTCGATAAAATATTTGAAGAAAGGGGACTATGAATCATGTGTATTTAGAAATTGCAATTTCTCAAATGTAGACCTATCGCACTATAGCTTTTTGGAGTGCGAATTCATAGACTGCGATCTCTCAGCTGTGAAGCTTACACAAACTGGGCTAAAAGATGTAAAGTTTGAGAACAGCAAACTGATGGGCGTACATTTTGATCAATGCAACCCTTTCCTCCTCGCCTTTCACTTCAAGAGTTGTCAACTCGACCTTTCCTCCTTCTATCAGCTCAGTATAAAAAAGACAATATTTGACCAGTGCAGCATAAAGGAGGTTGATTTTGTGGAAACTGACCTTTCTGAATCTCGATTTGAAAATTGTGATTTAACCAGCGCTACTTTTGAAAATTCAGTATTGACAAAAGTAGACTTAAGGACTGCTTTTGCCTATGATATAGACCCAGAAATCAATCAGATTAACGAAATGAGGGTTTCGGTGGCAGGCTTACCTGGTTTAGTCTCGAAACACAACCTTCGAATTTCTTAA
- a CDS encoding pyridoxamine 5'-phosphate oxidase family protein: protein MAQNFTNFAFTDSVKAEQEARGSRASYARMEERDKFKLSFRETGFINKQHGFYLSTVGENGWPYVQFRGGPEGFLKVIDAQALAYADFGGNMQYISTGNFHSTKKAALILMDYATRTRLKIWAETEVLDPAENPDLLELVTDKGYKANVERIVVFHIKGFDWNCPQHITPKFTIDQMKKLVKQHPELLEELAPDQ from the coding sequence ATGGCACAAAATTTTACAAATTTCGCATTCACAGATAGCGTGAAGGCAGAGCAAGAAGCCCGGGGTTCCCGTGCATCCTATGCAAGAATGGAGGAACGAGATAAGTTCAAGCTATCTTTTAGGGAAACGGGATTCATTAACAAGCAACACGGTTTTTACCTGTCTACCGTAGGAGAAAATGGTTGGCCATATGTTCAATTCCGAGGTGGGCCTGAAGGCTTTCTGAAAGTGATTGATGCACAAGCACTGGCATACGCCGATTTTGGTGGAAACATGCAGTATATAAGTACTGGTAATTTTCATTCTACCAAAAAGGCAGCGCTCATCTTAATGGATTACGCTACCCGAACCAGGCTTAAAATCTGGGCAGAAACAGAAGTTTTAGATCCAGCTGAGAATCCGGATTTATTAGAATTAGTCACGGACAAGGGTTATAAAGCCAATGTTGAGCGTATAGTGGTTTTTCACATCAAAGGTTTTGACTGGAATTGCCCACAGCATATTACTCCTAAGTTCACTATCGATCAAATGAAAAAGCTTGTCAAACAACATCCAGAATTGTTAGAGGAATTAGCCCCAGACCAATGA
- a CDS encoding BlaI/MecI/CopY family transcriptional regulator: protein MNLPKSEEQLMQHLWTLEKAFMKDLMDAYPEPKPASTTVATLLKRLLDKGAIGFNKYGNVREYFPILKKEDYSSKQFSGVMKSFFNDSVSQFASFFTSRENLSDDELEELRKIVDDQIKNRKQ from the coding sequence ATGAACTTACCGAAATCAGAAGAACAGCTCATGCAACATCTTTGGACATTGGAGAAGGCATTTATGAAAGACTTGATGGACGCCTATCCTGAACCTAAACCAGCTTCAACAACAGTGGCTACCTTGTTAAAGCGACTGCTTGACAAAGGAGCCATCGGCTTTAACAAGTATGGAAACGTTCGTGAGTATTTCCCAATTCTCAAAAAAGAGGACTACTCTTCGAAACAGTTCAGTGGTGTTATGAAGAGTTTCTTTAACGATTCTGTTTCGCAATTCGCATCGTTTTTCACCTCAAGAGAAAACCTTTCTGACGATGAATTAGAGGAATTAAGAAAGATTGTAGACGATCAAATCAAAAATAGAAAGCAATGA
- a CDS encoding DUF6952 family protein: MRLPLIKHLANFIEENDQDYLLETLETLEHLTESEALKDEELDVLGEMISNMYGALEVHTLMKEGTPKKEALNLFMKRVMGSIDKG, translated from the coding sequence ATGAGATTGCCGCTAATTAAACACCTGGCAAACTTTATCGAGGAGAATGATCAGGATTATCTCCTAGAAACACTGGAGACGCTAGAGCATCTAACGGAATCTGAAGCTTTGAAGGATGAGGAACTCGATGTGCTCGGTGAAATGATTTCAAATATGTATGGTGCTTTAGAGGTTCATACACTGATGAAGGAGGGTACGCCGAAAAAAGAGGCACTTAACCTTTTTATGAAGCGCGTCATGGGGTCAATCGATAAAGGTTAG
- a CDS encoding M56 family metallopeptidase, translating into MITYLIKFIICSGVLLLFYHIALQKDRLFKFNRFYLLAILGLSLVIPVTIVRTTYVEVPADMYVQEYVSENELANNTVEETFFASDLEENIAGESNSQKSVSSSNIIWAIYLMITGVLCLRYSRNLVAIYWLKRKAKIVRADGVKIALRSDISTSFSFMNYMFTNKERFEQGNLPAEIIAHEKLHINDKHSLDIIFIEFMQCIFWFNPIIIFIKKAIKLNHEFLADAYAINLSKSAYAYQKILLEYTEKQMLNTPVLASNLNYGFTKKRLNMMTKNTNRILSLIKPVAAGLIIFSAFMVLGVTDTVAKVVDDQTTTNEEERNDLEPRNTKIGAIPKSDKDAQPDKNVQFIKLPVFAMEHSSLNDSIGTFKAITFVPTEAKVRFEDVNGKIVEKRYRLLNDLEKKQFWKPEANGMYFREPTPRKPISQSELDEFLDGKVYGIWLDNYKIKNAELKKYSPEDIHHFSKSRLLGRAKASKDYSYQVNLTTNSYFEKNDNPNGLWVQVKVSKTKMVLATLPVQDQKDEHRLPPPPFLIKLIRYKGAEGEMIVKKLNELSTEEKKILFKKESGAEYFRPAPAKMKIDQSLLNQFLDTKKYRIWVDGKQIENQDLKNYSPEELHHYLKSKLGKNARNFGKYEYQLDIYTVKSIKPEGEWLTFNDPFYMQLKDKEEAKELVPQIIEVTSKDKKAKKGNNL; encoded by the coding sequence ATGATTACGTACCTCATCAAATTCATAATTTGTAGCGGTGTTTTACTGCTCTTTTACCACATTGCTCTTCAGAAGGACCGTCTTTTCAAGTTCAATAGATTCTACTTACTCGCTATTCTAGGTTTGTCACTTGTCATTCCCGTCACAATAGTTAGGACAACCTATGTAGAGGTCCCTGCTGATATGTATGTTCAAGAATATGTCTCGGAAAATGAATTAGCAAATAACACCGTTGAAGAGACCTTCTTTGCATCTGACCTTGAGGAAAATATAGCTGGTGAATCGAATTCTCAAAAATCAGTTAGTTCGTCAAATATTATATGGGCCATTTACCTGATGATCACCGGAGTTCTATGCCTTCGTTATTCCAGAAACCTAGTAGCTATATACTGGCTCAAAAGAAAAGCTAAAATTGTACGAGCAGACGGGGTGAAAATTGCTTTGAGATCGGACATTTCCACTTCATTTAGTTTTATGAACTATATGTTCACTAATAAAGAGCGTTTCGAACAGGGGAACTTACCTGCGGAAATTATCGCACACGAGAAATTACACATCAACGATAAGCACAGCCTAGATATAATCTTTATTGAGTTCATGCAGTGCATATTTTGGTTCAATCCGATAATCATCTTTATCAAGAAAGCAATCAAATTAAATCATGAATTTCTTGCAGATGCATATGCGATTAACCTCTCAAAATCGGCGTACGCTTATCAAAAAATTTTACTAGAGTATACAGAAAAGCAAATGTTAAACACGCCAGTTTTGGCCAGTAACTTGAATTATGGTTTCACTAAAAAACGATTAAATATGATGACTAAAAACACAAACAGGATACTGTCTTTGATAAAACCAGTTGCAGCTGGGCTTATCATTTTCAGTGCATTTATGGTACTTGGTGTCACGGATACCGTGGCTAAGGTGGTAGACGATCAGACGACCACGAACGAGGAAGAGCGAAATGACTTAGAACCGAGGAACACAAAAATTGGGGCTATTCCTAAGTCGGACAAAGACGCCCAACCAGACAAAAATGTACAGTTCATAAAGCTTCCAGTATTCGCTATGGAACATAGTTCTTTAAACGATAGTATCGGCACATTTAAGGCTATAACATTTGTACCTACTGAAGCTAAAGTTAGGTTCGAAGATGTGAATGGTAAAATAGTTGAGAAACGCTATCGCCTACTCAATGATTTAGAAAAAAAGCAGTTTTGGAAGCCTGAAGCAAACGGTATGTATTTTAGGGAACCTACTCCAAGAAAGCCCATTAGCCAGTCAGAACTAGATGAATTCTTAGACGGAAAGGTCTATGGTATTTGGCTCGACAATTATAAAATCAAGAACGCTGAACTAAAAAAATACTCCCCAGAAGATATTCACCACTTTTCAAAGAGTAGGCTATTAGGTCGAGCAAAAGCATCTAAAGATTACTCTTACCAAGTAAACCTAACCACCAACTCATATTTCGAGAAAAATGACAATCCCAATGGTCTTTGGGTACAAGTTAAGGTCAGTAAAACCAAAATGGTGCTGGCCACCTTGCCAGTTCAAGATCAAAAAGATGAACACCGCCTTCCTCCACCACCTTTCTTAATCAAATTAATAAGGTATAAAGGGGCAGAAGGAGAAATGATCGTCAAAAAGCTCAACGAACTCAGTACAGAGGAAAAAAAGATCTTATTCAAGAAGGAATCTGGTGCAGAGTATTTTCGACCAGCACCAGCCAAAATGAAAATTGATCAAAGTCTATTGAATCAATTCTTGGACACTAAAAAATATCGAATCTGGGTCGATGGAAAGCAAATTGAGAATCAGGATTTGAAAAATTATAGTCCAGAGGAGCTGCACCATTACCTTAAATCCAAATTGGGTAAAAACGCTAGAAACTTCGGAAAGTATGAATATCAATTAGACATTTATACTGTCAAATCAATTAAGCCCGAGGGTGAGTGGCTCACATTTAACGACCCATTTTACATGCAATTGAAAGACAAAGAAGAGGCGAAAGAACTTGTGCCTCAAATCATAGAAGTAACGTCAAAAGACAAGAAAGCAAAAAAGGGAAATAACCTTTAA
- a CDS encoding DUF6503 family protein, with product MRITSKLFYAIIILFIFNSAIAQTSDAKAQQVVDKAIEVHGGVHFQQSKVSFNFRGKLHTVNQDDEGYVYDRTFKEDGDEIRDVLDNGVFKRFINGDDSGKTKRQLSRAFEDVNAVSYFAMLPYKLNDKAVIKTYVGEVEIKGEDYHKIKVTFEGAGSGDSPDNVFYYWFNKATGFMDYLAYDKGGNRFRAAYNQRVINGIRFADYVNYAGGDFKSKSIATYDELYNQGKLKELSRIDLEDIKVTKIR from the coding sequence ATGAGAATTACTTCGAAGCTTTTTTATGCCATAATCATACTTTTCATCTTCAATTCTGCGATTGCCCAAACTAGCGATGCGAAAGCTCAACAGGTAGTCGACAAGGCAATAGAGGTTCATGGGGGAGTGCACTTTCAACAGTCAAAAGTCAGTTTTAATTTTCGGGGAAAGCTTCATACGGTCAACCAAGATGATGAAGGCTATGTATATGACCGAACTTTTAAAGAAGACGGAGATGAGATAAGAGATGTCTTAGATAATGGTGTTTTTAAACGCTTTATTAATGGCGATGATTCAGGTAAAACAAAACGTCAACTGAGCAGAGCTTTCGAAGATGTTAACGCGGTGTCATACTTTGCCATGTTGCCTTACAAACTCAATGATAAAGCGGTGATCAAAACCTATGTCGGTGAGGTTGAGATCAAAGGTGAAGATTACCATAAAATCAAGGTTACTTTTGAAGGAGCTGGATCGGGAGATAGTCCAGATAATGTCTTCTACTATTGGTTTAATAAGGCGACTGGTTTTATGGATTATTTAGCCTATGACAAAGGGGGTAATAGATTTCGAGCGGCCTATAACCAACGTGTCATCAATGGAATTCGATTTGCCGATTATGTGAATTATGCTGGAGGCGATTTTAAATCCAAGTCAATAGCTACTTATGACGAGTTGTATAATCAAGGTAAATTAAAGGAGCTTTCTAGAATTGATTTGGAGGATATAAAAGTGACAAAAATCCGTTAG
- a CDS encoding TetR/AcrR family transcriptional regulator: MRPQKVKDEHLMRGLISVLRAKGYEGASLMDLANATGLKKASLYHRFPGGKQQMVEEVLKFIGNWSEEHIYGVLTNKQLNIEERLLRSIANINALYDDGKSACILKALTSDANLLNLDSQIKQSFQRWIEGFEILGVDAGFTKDQSIQYAQEVIIRIQGSLILSKGLNSTAPFQEQLGQIKTLYSKASPIH, from the coding sequence ATGCGACCACAAAAAGTAAAAGACGAACACCTTATGCGCGGCCTTATTTCCGTCCTTCGCGCTAAAGGTTACGAAGGTGCCAGTCTTATGGACTTGGCCAATGCGACAGGCCTAAAAAAGGCTAGTTTGTATCACCGTTTTCCTGGTGGTAAGCAACAAATGGTTGAGGAAGTATTGAAATTTATTGGAAACTGGAGTGAAGAACACATCTACGGTGTACTTACCAACAAACAGTTAAATATTGAAGAAAGACTCCTTCGGAGCATTGCCAATATTAATGCACTTTACGATGATGGTAAGTCTGCTTGTATTTTAAAAGCGCTCACTTCAGACGCAAATCTTCTAAACCTGGATAGCCAGATAAAGCAGAGTTTTCAACGATGGATTGAGGGTTTTGAAATTTTAGGGGTTGATGCTGGTTTTACTAAAGATCAATCAATTCAATATGCTCAAGAAGTAATCATTAGGATTCAAGGCTCATTGATCCTTTCTAAAGGTCTCAATAGCACAGCTCCCTTTCAGGAGCAATTAGGTCAAATCAAAACGCTTTACAGTAAAGCTAGCCCTATTCATTAA
- a CDS encoding thioredoxin family protein, with protein MITELSQDNLQEIIDNNDKVVVQYSASWCGNCRIMKPKFKKLSNETDNAAFVLVNAEKFPDARKLADVSNLPTFAAFEKGQFVKQVQTNKFESLKALVDEIAAN; from the coding sequence ATGATCACTGAACTGAGTCAAGATAATCTACAAGAGATCATTGATAACAATGATAAAGTTGTAGTGCAATATTCAGCATCGTGGTGCGGCAATTGCCGGATTATGAAACCAAAATTTAAGAAGCTATCCAATGAAACGGATAATGCAGCATTTGTTTTGGTTAATGCCGAGAAGTTTCCAGATGCTAGAAAACTGGCTGACGTAAGCAACTTGCCAACTTTTGCAGCATTTGAAAAAGGACAGTTTGTAAAACAAGTTCAGACGAACAAGTTTGAATCTTTGAAAGCTTTAGTCGATGAGATTGCCGCTAATTAA